Within the Sphingobium baderi genome, the region GAAAGGAGGGCGCGCCTTCGGGCGCGTCCTTCAGCGGACGGTGCTGATCGCGCTGTGCGTAATCGGCCTGACGCTGATGGCGCGGGGCGCGATGGTTCCGCTCAAGGCATGGGCCGCGCAGATATTGCTCGACCGCGCCTTTGATGAAAGCGTCTCGCAGGGTCGGCCGGTCAAGCCGTGGCCCTGGGCGGATACCGCGCCGATGGCGCGCATCAGCGTGCCCCGCCTTGGCGTTCGCGAGGTGATTCTGTCCGGCGGATCGGGGCAGGCCATGGCGTTCGGGCCGACACTGTTGCCCCCCGCACAGGGTCATGACCGCATCACCATCATGGCGGCGCATCGCGATACGCATTTCGCTTTCCTCGCGCGAGCGAAAGTGGGCGACATTGTTCACGTCCAGCCGATCAGCGGCACGGCCCACCGCTATCGGATCACGGGGTTTGAAGTCGTGCGCTGGGACCGTTTCGCCTATCCTCGCGATCCGGCGCGGCCCATGCTGGCGCTCACCACCTGCTATCCCTTTGGCGCGGGCGGGCATGGACCGATGCGGATGGTGGCATGGGCGGAGGAAGACAGATGATTGCGCCTGTTCCCGTCCGCGACCGATGCTATGCTGCATCCTGGTCCGTATGACATGGGAATGTAGGGGAATGATGAAAAGCCTTGTCCGCGCAATCGCCGGGATGATGACCGCCATGATGCTGGGCGCTGGATCGGCCGCGCTGGCCCAGTCCGCGCCGGTGGAGGAAGGCACCTATGTCCTTGAAGGCGGAAGCTACAGCATCACCGTGGAAAAGACCGCGACGGGCCTGATGGTAAAGGAACCGAACAAGGATTCCCCCTATCAGCCAGCGGGAGCGGACCGGCCTGACACCTATCTCTTCTTCAACCCCAATACCGGCTACACCTATGGCATCAGGGGTATCGATAGCCAGACCATAGAGGCGTTCAAGGATGTGGCGGGCAATGTGCCCACACGGCTGAAGCGATTGGGCGGGTCGCCCGCCGCGCGTCCGATCCGGGCCATCGATCCGGGGCCGTCTGGCGCTCCGGCGGAAGGCGCGGATGCGG harbors:
- a CDS encoding class GN sortase, producing MSGAAISTARKGGRAFGRVLQRTVLIALCVIGLTLMARGAMVPLKAWAAQILLDRAFDESVSQGRPVKPWPWADTAPMARISVPRLGVREVILSGGSGQAMAFGPTLLPPAQGHDRITIMAAHRDTHFAFLARAKVGDIVHVQPISGTAHRYRITGFEVVRWDRFAYPRDPARPMLALTTCYPFGAGGHGPMRMVAWAEEDR